The following proteins are encoded in a genomic region of Nakaseomyces glabratus chromosome J, complete sequence:
- the CPR6 gene encoding peptidylprolyl isomerase CPR6 (CAGL0J08954g~Ortholog(s) have peptidyl-prolyl cis-trans isomerase activity and cytosol, nucleus localization), producing MTRPKAYFDISIGGTPKGRIVFELYKDVVPKTAENFLKLCEGKSGMAKSKPDVPLSYKGSIFHRVIKDFMIQFGDFTNFDGTGGESIYGEKFEDENFEIKHDKPFLLSMANAGPNTNGSQAFITCVPTPHLDGKHVVFGEVIEGKRLVRLIEKQQTEDGTDKPMHDVKVEGCGLLPDDYEVPADAEQTPTDEFGDNYEESLKDDAKVDLKKVETVIKAIETVKDIGTKQFKEQNYEVALAKYKKCDKFLKEYFPDDLNEEDMKKINDFKVTVPLNIAIAALKSKDYRSVMVACSEVLYAEAADAKAKAKALYRRGLAYYHVNDTDMALADLEMATTFQPNDAAIAKAINDTIKKRKQETEKQKKSLSKMFG from the coding sequence ATGACTAGACCAAAGGcatattttgatatctcAATTGGAGGTACACCAAAGGGGCGTATTGTGTTTGAGCTGTACAAGGACGTGGTTCCAAAGACTGCGGAGAACTTCTTGAAGCTATGTGAGGGTAAGAGTGGCATGGCTAAGAGTAAGCCAGATGTGCCATTGTCATATAAGGGGTCTATTTTCCACAGGGTTATCAAGGATTTCATGATCCAGTTCGGTGACTTTACAAACTTTGATGGTACCGGTGGTGAATCCATATATGGGGAGAAGTTCGAGGACGAAAACTTTGAGATAAAACACGACAAGCCATTCTTACTGTCTATGGCCAATGCTGGTCCAAACACGAATGGGTCCCAGGCGTTCATCACTTGTGTGCCAACTCCGCATTTGGATGGGAAGCACGTTGTCTTTGGTGAAGTTATCGAGGGCAAACGTCTAGTCCGCTTAATTGAGAAGCAACAGACTGAGGACGGTACAGACAAGCCTATGCATGATGTGAAAGTAGAAGGTTGTGGATTACTACCTGACGACTATGAAGTGCCAGCCGATGCAGAGCAAACGCCAACCGATGAGTTTGGTGACAACTACGAAGAATCTTTGAAGGACGACGCTAAGGTtgacttgaagaaagttgAGACTGTAATTAAGGCCATTGAAACTGTTAAGGATATTGGTACGAAACAATTTAAGGAACAAAACTACGAGGTTGCTCTGGCTAAGTATAAGAAGTGTGACAAATTCCTAAAAGAGTATTTCCCCGATGACctaaatgaagaagatatgaagaagataaacGACTTTAAAGTAACCGTTCCATTGAATATCGCCATTGCGGCTTTAAAATCCAAGGATTACAGATCAGTTATGGTCGCTTGTTCAGAAGTGCTATACGCTGAAGCTGCAGATGCAAAGGCAAAGGCAAAGGCTCTATACCGTCGTGGTCTTGCATATTATCATGTAAATGACACAGATATGGCTTTAGCAGACCTGGAAATGGCTACCACTTTCCAGCCTAATGATGCTGCTATTGCGAAGGCAATTAATGACACAATCAAGAAGAGGAAACAGGAAAcagaaaagcaaaaaaaatctttATCCAAGATGTTCGgataa
- the COA4 gene encoding Coa4p (CAGL0J08976g~Protein of unknown function) produces the protein MSESRYYKEALEQYKEMVEEEQDGSERDSWDKRITDTGCYVENLALQLCHAETNDWRQCFPEMAKFKECWESNGNRDRVKTVDRDS, from the coding sequence ATGTCTGAGTCGCGGTACTACAAGGAGGCGTTGGAGCAATACAAGGAGATGGTAGAGGAAGAGCAGGACGGCTCGGAGCGGGATAGCTGGGACAAGAGGATCACGGACACCGGGTGTTACGTTGAGAACTTGGCATTGCAACTGTGCCACGCGGAGACGAACGACTGGCGACAGTGTTTTCCCGAGATGGCCAAGTTCAAAGAGTGTTGGGAGTCCAACGGTAACAGGGACCGTGTCAAGACTGTTGATAGAGATTCCTAA
- the CDC123 gene encoding cell proliferation protein CDC123 (CAGL0J08932g~Ortholog(s) have ATP binding, magnesium ion binding activity, role in eukaryotic translation initiation factor 2 complex assembly, positive regulation of translational initiation and cytosol, nucleus localization), which produces MSEEYAVLSELPVTCSQIDNCAFSFWYEKFKKHVPKSRVIKPLPEQFIQYLEQDGIKLPMSSTELSTYTDDVARTEDNEYSDWEGDEDTATEYEPGIEPLNDFPELHNQIKEIIVELGPVTPKLNWSAPKDATWILPNNTTKCNEVNEIYLLLNASNYIVHDLNHAYDECIDKKEGFSTPEYELVLRQWFAINPALEFRVFVKDGKVAAVSQRDLNYYDYLDKLTDTFKDLIDEFVEDEMVPQFPDKSFVTDLYIPRPFNRVFLIDINPFSRKTDPLLFTWNEIININAQPDRDYELRLITENNIGRFASKEHSQNHVPKDVVDASLDPERIRELSQKWSELLLQQEKESSDEEK; this is translated from the coding sequence ATGTCAGAAGAGTATGCAGTATTGAGTGAATTACCAGTTACCTGCTCCCAGATAGATAACTGTGCTTTCTCTTTCTGGTATGAGAAATTCAAGAAGCATGTTCCTAAATCTAGGGTAATTAAACCTTTGCCAGAACAGTTTATTCAATATTTAGAACAAGATGGTATTAAACTTCCTATGTCTAGTACGGAGCTTTCGACATATACTGATGATGTAGCACGGACTGAAGACAATGAGTATAGTGATTGGGAAGGCGATGAAGACACAGCCACTGAATATGAGCCTGGTATTGAACCACTTAATGATTTCCCTGAACTACACAATCAGATAAAAGAGATCATTGTAGAGTTAGGTCCAGTGACACCAAAACTAAATTGGTCAGCACCTAAGGATGCTACGTGGATTCTACCTAATAATACTACAAAATGTAATGAGGTGAATGAAATTTATCTACTCCTAAATGCTTCTAATTATATTGTACATGATCTAAATCATGCATACGATGAATGTATTGATAAGAAGGAGGGGTTTTCCACTCCTGAATATGAACTGGTATTAAGGCAATGGTTTGCAATTAACCCGGCACTAGAGTTTAGAGTATTTGTTAAAGATGGAAAAGTGGCCGCTGTAAGTCAACGCGATTTGAATTATTATGACTACCTTGACAAATTGACAGATACATTTAAGGACCtaattgatgaatttgttgaagatgaaatgGTACCACAATTTCCAGATAAATCATTCGTTACCGACCTATACATTCCCAGGCCCTTCAACAGGGTGTTTTTGATTGATATTAATCCATTTTCTAGGAAAACTGACCCATTGTTATTCACATGGAATGAGATCATTAACATTAATGCACAACCAGATAGGGACTATGAATTGAGGCTAATtacagaaaataatatcgGTCGTTTTGCTTCTAAGGAGCACTCTCAAAACCATGTTCCTAAGGATGTTGTTGATGCCAGTCT